The proteins below come from a single Chitinophaga pinensis DSM 2588 genomic window:
- a CDS encoding glycoside hydrolase 43 family protein: MKNALQMKEKLLFILAGLCLPTLFYGQQRSLSWVADLGNGSYKNPVLNADYSDPDVCRAGNEFYMTASSFNAAPGLPILQSKDLVNWQLVGHALLRQPPFAHFSKVQHGNGVWAPSIRYHKGEFYIYYPDPDFGIYMIRAKNAAGPWSDPVMVKAGKGLIDPCPLWDDDGKAYLIHAWAGSRAGIKSILTLNRMNETGTAVTDEGVLVFDGHGAHPTLEGPKLYKRNGYYYIFAPAGGVSTGWQLVLRSRNIYGPYEEKIVMDQGRSVVNGPHQGAWVDMPSGSSWFLHFQDKGAYGRVVHLQTMQWVKDWPVIGMDADGDGKGEPVMTYRKPLAGMPVMTPPESDEFNSATLGLQWQWQANPVSTWMMMYPAKGVLRLFSAKMPDSSRNYWQAPNLLLQKFPADSFTVTAKCTFTPNPALEGERTGLIIMGVDYAGISLMKKDNQLQLLYASCLKADKGAAEEQEVLKTIDGNTCWFRVKVDKGAVCQFSYSTDGTKFVDAGKPFTAQPGRWVGAKVGIFCMRNTQINDSGFADYDWFRVD; this comes from the coding sequence ATGAAAAACGCTTTGCAGATGAAGGAAAAGCTGCTGTTTATTTTGGCCGGTTTGTGCCTCCCAACGCTGTTTTATGGTCAGCAGCGCTCCCTTTCCTGGGTAGCTGATCTCGGAAATGGATCCTATAAAAATCCTGTATTAAATGCCGATTATTCTGATCCGGATGTTTGTCGGGCGGGTAATGAGTTTTATATGACGGCTTCCAGTTTTAATGCAGCCCCGGGATTGCCCATTTTGCAGTCGAAAGACCTGGTTAACTGGCAACTGGTGGGACATGCACTGTTACGGCAGCCTCCTTTTGCGCATTTCAGCAAGGTACAACATGGCAATGGTGTATGGGCGCCTTCCATTCGTTATCATAAAGGAGAATTTTATATCTATTACCCTGATCCTGATTTCGGTATATACATGATCAGGGCGAAAAATGCAGCAGGTCCCTGGTCTGATCCTGTAATGGTAAAAGCTGGTAAAGGACTGATAGATCCTTGTCCGCTGTGGGATGATGACGGCAAAGCCTATCTCATACATGCCTGGGCGGGTAGCCGCGCCGGTATCAAGAGTATCCTGACACTCAATCGTATGAATGAAACGGGTACGGCTGTCACAGATGAAGGTGTACTGGTTTTCGACGGACATGGTGCACACCCCACCCTGGAAGGTCCCAAATTGTATAAACGCAATGGTTACTATTACATTTTTGCACCAGCCGGAGGTGTGAGTACGGGTTGGCAACTGGTATTGCGCTCCCGGAACATTTATGGTCCATATGAAGAGAAAATAGTGATGGATCAGGGAAGGAGTGTTGTGAATGGTCCGCATCAGGGAGCCTGGGTAGATATGCCTTCCGGTAGTAGCTGGTTCCTGCATTTTCAGGATAAAGGCGCTTATGGTCGTGTGGTGCATTTGCAAACTATGCAATGGGTGAAAGACTGGCCGGTGATAGGTATGGATGCAGATGGTGATGGGAAAGGAGAGCCGGTCATGACTTACCGTAAACCACTGGCGGGTATGCCCGTGATGACACCGCCTGAGTCAGACGAATTCAACAGTGCGACATTGGGATTGCAATGGCAATGGCAGGCTAACCCGGTATCTACCTGGATGATGATGTATCCGGCGAAAGGCGTATTGCGATTGTTTTCTGCGAAAATGCCTGATTCTTCGCGTAACTACTGGCAGGCGCCGAACCTGTTGTTACAGAAATTTCCGGCAGATAGCTTTACTGTGACTGCTAAATGCACATTTACACCGAATCCTGCGCTGGAAGGAGAGCGGACCGGCTTGATTATTATGGGTGTTGATTATGCGGGTATCTCATTGATGAAGAAAGATAATCAACTGCAACTCTTATATGCGTCCTGTCTGAAAGCGGATAAAGGTGCGGCAGAAGAACAGGAAGTCCTGAAGACTATTGATGGTAATACCTGTTGGTTTCGGGTGAAAGTAGATAAAGGAGCGGTGTGTCAGTTTAGCTATAGTACCGACGGTACGAAGTTTGTTGATGCGGGGAAACCGTTTACAGCGCAGCCTGGAAGATGGGTAGGAGCCAAGGTAGGGATCTTTTGTATGCGTAATACACAGATCAATGACAGCGGGTTTGCGGACTATGATTGGTTCAGGGTAGATTAA
- a CDS encoding LacI family DNA-binding transcriptional regulator: protein MKFEAATIKDIAIALGLSTSTVSRALRDSHEISIATKQLVLEYATRINYHPNPIALSLKEKRSRSIGVIVAEIANSFFSQAINGIESVAKDKGYNVMISQTHESFDKEVMTLQYLASRSIDGLLISVSSGTENLDHLKALHERGFPIVFFDRIVEEIQTHKVMVDNFRGAYDATLHLINKGYKHIAVIAGPESLSISRERIAGYREALAQTKVKPGKALIKYSRYAGLHLQEVEQAVSQLLKLRPRPDAIFTASDKLTTNCMRVLKSKGIRIPQDIALVGFSNSDLIELLHPPLTVVRQPAFEMGQIATNLLLQLIESKKPVKEFERKILNTSLIVQASS, encoded by the coding sequence ATGAAATTTGAAGCAGCCACTATAAAAGATATAGCCATTGCGCTGGGGTTATCTACCTCTACCGTGTCCCGTGCATTACGGGACAGTCACGAGATCAGTATTGCTACCAAACAGCTGGTACTGGAATATGCCACAAGGATCAATTACCATCCTAATCCTATTGCGCTCAGTCTCAAGGAAAAACGAAGCCGCTCTATCGGGGTGATCGTTGCAGAAATTGCCAACAGCTTTTTCTCCCAGGCCATCAATGGTATTGAGTCTGTCGCTAAGGATAAGGGATATAATGTAATGATTTCCCAGACGCATGAGTCTTTCGACAAGGAAGTGATGACCCTGCAATACCTGGCCTCCCGTTCCATCGACGGACTACTGATCTCCGTATCCAGTGGTACAGAGAACCTGGACCACCTGAAAGCCTTACATGAAAGAGGGTTCCCGATCGTCTTTTTTGACCGTATCGTGGAAGAGATCCAGACGCATAAAGTGATGGTAGACAATTTCAGGGGGGCTTATGATGCGACCCTGCACCTGATCAATAAGGGGTACAAACACATTGCGGTTATCGCCGGACCGGAAAGTTTGTCTATCAGCAGGGAACGTATTGCCGGTTATCGTGAAGCGCTGGCCCAGACAAAAGTAAAACCAGGTAAAGCCCTGATCAAATACAGCCGTTATGCCGGTCTGCACCTGCAGGAAGTAGAACAGGCCGTGAGTCAGTTGCTGAAACTGCGCCCACGACCTGATGCTATATTCACGGCGTCAGATAAGCTGACCACCAATTGTATGCGGGTATTGAAGAGTAAAGGTATACGCATCCCACAGGACATTGCCCTGGTGGGATTCTCTAACTCTGATCTGATAGAATTGCTGCATCCACCGCTGACTGTTGTACGGCAGCCAGCCTTTGAAATGGGACAGATTGCTACGAACCTGCTATTGCAACTGATAGAAAGTAAAAAGCCTGTGAAGGAATTTGAAAGAAAAATTCTGAATACAAGCCTGATCGTACAGGCGTCTTCCTGA